From a single Hypanus sabinus isolate sHypSab1 chromosome 7, sHypSab1.hap1, whole genome shotgun sequence genomic region:
- the fth1a gene encoding ferritin, heavy polypeptide 1a isoform X2 — translation MSSQVRQNYHPDCEAAVSRQINLELYASYVYLSMSYYFDRDDIALKNFASFFLEQSHEEREHAEKLMKLQNQRGGRTLLQDIKKPDRDEWGSGLDAMVCSLELEKSVNQSLLELHKLATDRNDPHTSKRTLDQTSGSNMSAEYGFVTFWRPTTWMSKLSPSSY, via the exons ATGAGCTCCCAGGTACGCCAGAATTATCACCCCGACTGCGAGGCCGCTGTTAGTCGGCAGATCAACCTGGAGCTGTACGCGTCCTACGTTTACCTCTCCATG TCGTATTACTTTGACCGTGATGACATTGCATTGAAGAACTTCGCCAGTTTTTTTCTGGAGCAGTCTCATGAGGAGCGTGAACATGCTGAAAAATTGATGAAGCTACAGAATCAGCGAGGAGGCCGCACTCTACTCCAGGACATCAAG aaacCAGATCGTGATGAATGGGGAAGTGGCTTGGATGCAATGGTATGCTCTTTGGAATTGGAGAAGAGTGTGAATCAGTCACTTTTGGAGTTGCATAAACTGGCTACAGATAGGAATGACCCACAT ACATCTAAAAGAACCTTGGATCAGACATCAGGATCCAACATGTCTGCTGAATATGG ctTTGTGACTTTTTGGAGACCCACTACTTGGATGAGCAAGTTAAGTCCATCAAGCTACTAG
- the fth1a gene encoding ferritin, heavy polypeptide 1a isoform X1, with translation MSSQVRQNYHPDCEAAVSRQINLELYASYVYLSMSYYFDRDDIALKNFASFFLEQSHEEREHAEKLMKLQNQRGGRTLLQDIKKPDRDEWGSGLDAMVCSLELEKSVNQSLLELHKLATDRNDPHLCDFLETHYLDEQVKSIKLLGDHVTNLRRLGAPEQGMAEYLFDKHTLGKDCS, from the exons ATGAGCTCCCAGGTACGCCAGAATTATCACCCCGACTGCGAGGCCGCTGTTAGTCGGCAGATCAACCTGGAGCTGTACGCGTCCTACGTTTACCTCTCCATG TCGTATTACTTTGACCGTGATGACATTGCATTGAAGAACTTCGCCAGTTTTTTTCTGGAGCAGTCTCATGAGGAGCGTGAACATGCTGAAAAATTGATGAAGCTACAGAATCAGCGAGGAGGCCGCACTCTACTCCAGGACATCAAG aaacCAGATCGTGATGAATGGGGAAGTGGCTTGGATGCAATGGTATGCTCTTTGGAATTGGAGAAGAGTGTGAATCAGTCACTTTTGGAGTTGCATAAACTGGCTACAGATAGGAATGACCCACAT ctTTGTGACTTTTTGGAGACCCACTACTTGGATGAGCAAGTTAAGTCCATCAAGCTACTAGGAGACCATGTAACCAACTTGCGACGACTGGGTGCTCCTGAACAAGGCATGGCTGAATACTTGTTTGATAAGCACACCTTGGGTAAAGACTGCAGCTGA